The proteins below are encoded in one region of Pleuronectes platessa chromosome 12, fPlePla1.1, whole genome shotgun sequence:
- the si:dkey-103j14.5 gene encoding isoaspartyl peptidase/L-asparaginase, whose amino-acid sequence MAERIKCEDLGRKAEMSAVIVVHGGAWAIPDHLAQASVYGVKAAARQGFTLLKSGGTAVEAVEAAVRALEDNTAFDAGHGAVLNTDGEVELDAIIMDGKTLACGAVSCVKNIANPVSLARAVMEKTAHVMLTGRGANMFAESIGVATVPTETLVTENERREWEKQKNYATGVMEEFNSQWAHDTVGAVAVDAAGNVACATSTGGIRNKMVGRVGDSPIIGSGGYADNHSGAVSCTGHGESILKVTLARLILSHMEQGKSVADASQLSLRYMGERVRGAGGAIAVSPSGQWAATFTTERMAWAAVEEDVLWFGLDPDQRLKEHLSK is encoded by the exons ATGGCGGAGAGGATTAAGTGTGAAGATCTGGGAAG GAAAGCAGAGATGTCAGCGGTCATCGTCGTGCACGGCGGGGCGTGGGCCATCCCAGACCACCTGGCCCAGGCCTCTGTTTATGGAGTCAAGGCTGCAGCACGTCAGGGGTTTACTCTGCTGAAAAGTGGAGGAACTGCAGTGGAGGCTGTGGAAGCAGCTGTGAGGGCGCTGGAAGACAACACTGCGTTCGATGCAG GACACGGAGCCGTACTGAACACCGATGGAGAAGTGGAGCTGGATGCCATCATCATGGATGGAAAGACACTGGCCTGTGGTGCTGTGTCTTGTGTGAAAAACATTGCCAACCCGGTGTCCCTGGCACGAGCGGTGATGGAGAAG ACCGCCCACGTCATGTTGACAGGCAGAGGTGCGAACATGTTTGCAGAGAGCATCGGCGTGGCCACAGTCCCCACCGAGACTCTGGTGACGgagaacgagaggagagagtgggagaAACAGAAGAATTATGCCACTGGAGTGATGGAGGAATTTAACTCTCAGTG GGCCCATGATACAGTGGGAGCCGTTGCTGTGGACGCTGCTGGTAATGTCGCATGTGCAACATCAACTGGAGGGATCAGGAATAAAATGGTTGGCAGAGTAGGAGACTCTCCAATTATTG GCTCTGGAGGATATGCAGACAACCACAGTGGTGCAGTGTCTTGTACCGGTCATGGAGAGTCCATTCTTAAAGTCACATTGGCCAGACTCATTCTTTCACATATGGAACAAG GTAAATCAGTAGCAGACGCCTCACAGTTGTCTCTGAGGTACATGGGCGAGCGGGTTCGAGGTGCAGGGGGTGCGATTGCAGTTTCTCCATCAGGGCAGTGGGCAGCCACGTTCACCACAGAGCGAATGGCCTGGGCAGCAGTGGAAGAGGATGTTCTGTGGTTTGGATTAGACCCAGATCAAAGATTAAAAGAGCATTTGTCCAAATAA